A window of Maniola hyperantus chromosome 17, iAphHyp1.2, whole genome shotgun sequence genomic DNA:
tttctgttttattttacattCTCCTATCACTTAATTTACTGGACATAACCTAAGCATACACTTATTAACTAACACATaaggccccgattctctagtctctctctaaactaaattaagagtatctgcatccttttctttttactaatgctaaaaaaggaacggaacatgactttcacatttaaagactctaaattttagtgcacaatacaaatttaaacagtaggttcgcgagtgcgtgctaaaatcacgggttttaccatctaaaaattaaatttagaaatgttaaactgcttctgtccttttcatattacaatagtaagaagagggtgcgaatactctaaaattaggttgtgcttagaatcggtgccaatatcaTACAACCAAATTCCTTTTAAGGCTTATTTTCTTGTAAGTCTCATTTTTAACAATATCTAACAAAATTTCTACCATCTTATACACATCTTCATAACTCGTATACAAAGCAGTAGGAGTCAAACGCAGGACGTTGGGGTCTCTGAAATCTGGGACGACACCACGAGCTTTCAAAGATATAGATATTCTATACCCTTCATCGTGTTCTAGACATACGTGCCCGCCTCTCTTTTCATCTTCCCTTGGATTTCCAATAGTAAAACCGTACTTAGCCAActttatttcaattaaaaacatAAGATAAGCTGTAATATGCAAAGATTTCTTCCTAAGATTCGCCATTCCAGCCTCATTGAACATTTTTAACGAACCTTCCAAACCTGCCATGGAAAAGACATGGGGAGTTCCAATTTGCCAACCGCTTGCGTTTTTTTGGTGATCGAAATCTTGGCGTAACTGAAACTGTGTTTCTGGTTTATTGCCAAACCATCCAGCTAAACCAGGGAGATTACCaaaatgttttctatttatatacAACCCAGAAGTAGCTCCTGGACCAccgtttaaatatttataagtgcACCAAACGGCAAAATCTATATCTAAAGATTTTAAATCGATTTCTATACTGCCGATTGCGTGGCTTAAATCCCAACCAATGATTATACCTTTTGATTTTGCAGCCTTAGTGACCTTTTCCATGTCTAAAATTTGCGCAGATCTGTAGTAAACTGTTGGTAGGAGTACTAAAGCTACATCCGAAGTCATAGCGTCAATGATATCATCTTCATCCATAAATTTGTCGTTACAGTTCACAATTTTTACAGCATCTTTTGTGTCGTATCCTTTTAATCGCACTTGGCTGTCTATTGCGTATTTATCGGTGGGAAAATTTATGTTATCGACTAGTATTTTGTATCTGTCTTTAGTTGGCTTGTAAAATGTGCTGACCGCTTGGTGTATGTTCACGGTTGTGGAATCAGTAACTGCTATTTCGTCTGGGTCAACTCCGACCAAGTCCGCCATCAGTTTCGCTAGTTCTGCTGAATATAAATAGTACTTGCTATCTTCCACGTTCCAAATCTTCACTCCTTCTTCTTTC
This region includes:
- the LOC117990297 gene encoding kynureninase-like; the protein is MDQQFKDGPDFPTFLDNNDPLGQFRRRFYIKKGTIYMCGNSLGLASKDAEDAILKAMDRWKEEGVKIWNVEDSKYYLYSAELAKLMADLVGVDPDEIAVTDSTTVNIHQAVSTFYKPTKDRYKILVDNINFPTDKYAIDSQVRLKGYDTKDAVKIVNCNDKFMDEDDIIDAMTSDVALVLLPTVYYRSAQILDMEKVTKAAKSKGIIIGWDLSHAIGSIEIDLKSLDIDFAVWCTYKYLNGGPGATSGLYINRKHFGNLPGLAGWFGNKPETQFQLRQDFDHQKNASGWQIGTPHVFSMAGLEGSLKMFNEAGMANLRKKSLHITAYLMFLIEIKLAKYGFTIGNPREDEKRGGHVCLEHDEGYRISISLKARGVVPDFRDPNVLRLTPTALYTSYEDVYKMVEILLDIVKNETYKKISLKRNLVV